A single Triticum dicoccoides isolate Atlit2015 ecotype Zavitan chromosome 2A, WEW_v2.0, whole genome shotgun sequence DNA region contains:
- the LOC119354389 gene encoding 60S ribosomal protein L15-2-like, giving the protein MGAYKFVSELWRRKQSDVMRFVQRVRCWEYRQQPAIVRITRPTRPDRARRLGFKAKQGYVIYRIRVRRGGRKRPVPKGIVYGKPKHQGITQLKFQRNKRSVAEERAGRRLGGLRVLNSYWVNEDSTYKYFEVILVDVAHSAVRNDPRINWLCKPVHKHRELRGLTSAGKKFRGLRGKGHRHHKNRPSRRATWKRNQTVSLRRYR; this is encoded by the exons ATGG GCGCGTACAAGTTCGTGTCGGAGCTATGGAGGAGGAAGCAGTCCGACGTGATGAGGTTCGTGCAGCGCGTGCGTTGCTGGGAGTACAGGCAGCAGCCCGCCATCGTCCGCATCACCAGGCCCACCCGCCCCGACAGGGCACGCCGTCTCGGCTTCAAGGCCAAACAG GGTTATGTGATCTACCGTATCCGTGTGAGACGTGGTGGCAGGAAGCGCCCAGTGCCCAAGGGTATTGTTTATGGCAAGCCCAAGCACCAGGGTATTACCCAACTCAAGTTCCAGAGGAACAAGAGGTCTGTTGCTGAGGAAAGAGCTGGGCGCAGGCTTGGTGGTCTTCGTGTCCTCAACTCCTACTGGGTGAATGAG GACTCCACCTACAAGTACTTTGAGGTCATCCTTGTTGATGTTGCTCACAGCGCTGTCCGCAACGATCCAAGGATCAACTGGCTCTGCAAGCCTGTGCACAAGCACCGTGAGCTGCGTGGTCTCACCTCTGCAGGAAAGAAATTCCGTGGTCTGCGTGGCAAGGGTCACCGCCACCACAAGAACAGGCCCTCAAGGAGAGCCACCTGGAAGAGGAACCAGACCGTCTCCCTCCGCCGCTACCGTTAA